A window of the Hordeum vulgare subsp. vulgare chromosome 5H, MorexV3_pseudomolecules_assembly, whole genome shotgun sequence genome harbors these coding sequences:
- the LOC123452206 gene encoding uncharacterized protein LOC123452206, which yields MDCPKRSASADLPEDSLVEVLARVPARSVYRSKCVAKAWRNLIEDPLHRKKLPQTLQGFFFIGKETHRQRVGFTNLLARSVPPQIDPSLSFLKKLPGIGTLSFLDSCNGLLLFKHKKKPRPYKLLGYVVCNPATKQWAEVPRYGPPDPEYARSPDRYSYLVFDPTVSSHFHLVQFGWEFAELVKIEEEGFMVDEDEDGDGDDEGNDDYVPDHWKHDGYVPDYWELRHQQRYNPNIYIPDYIHSDDDNDCDEENEDDGGDVSRTSVQVYSSETGKWTHMQSDWSPIQSDWDKHDLEGWRLQGSELESSCCAVLNSMLHFTILDQIVVVDVQGVTRKIITVPKMAERSHRPNPGYIAQSQGRLHYINQASDAELSIWVLENYDTQDWVLKHTVSFVELFTKKSCTVDKNHYNVVAMHPDGNVVFIVLYRNQKLISYDMDHKLVSIIRTFRNEPPDMHVVPYVPCFSESPALPNKH from the coding sequence ATGGATTGCCCCAAGCGGAGCGCGAGCGCCGACCTCCCCGAAGACTCCTTGGTGGAGGTCCTCGCGCGCGTCCCCGCCAGGTCCGTCTACCGCTCCAAGTGCGTCGCGAAGGCCTGGCGCAACCTCATCGAAGATCCCCTCCACCGCAAGAAGCTCCCCCAAACCCTGCAAGGCTTCTTCTTCATTGGCAAAGAGACCCACAGGCAGCGCGTCGGCTTCACCAATCTGCTTGCTAGATCCGTGCCTCCCCAGATCGACCCTAGCCTCTCCTTCCTGAAGAAATTGCCCGGGATTGGGACTCTCAGCTTCTTGGATTCTTGTAACGGGCTCCTCCTCTTCAAGCACAAAAAGAAGCCACGGCCATATAAACTATTGGGCTATGTCGTATGCAACCCCGCCACGAAGCAGTGGGCGGAGGTGCCCAGATACGGTCCTCCGGATCCGGAGTATGCTCGGTCCCCAGACAGATACAGCTATTTGGTTTTTGATCCGACCGTCTCCTCTCACTTCCACCTTGTCCAGTTCGGCTGGGAGTTTGCGGAGTTGGTGAAGATTGAGGAGGAGGGGTTCATggtggatgaggatgaggatggggATGGGGATGACGAGGGAAATGATGATTATGTTCCTGATCATTGGAAACACGATGGTTATGTTCCTGATTATTGGGAACTTCGTCATCAGCAACGTTATAATCCCAATATTTATATTCCTGATTATATACATTCTGATGACGATAATGATTGTGATGAAGAGAATGAAGATGATGGTGGAGATGTGTCCCGCACATCAGTGCAAGTCTACTCCTCTGAGACTGGTAAGTGGACTCACATGCAAAGCGACTGGAGTCCAATCCAAAGTGACTGGGACAAACATGATTTGGAAGGATGGCGTCTCCAGGGCTCAGAACTTGAGAGCTCCTGTTGTGCTGTTCTCAACAGCATGCTGCATTTCACAATCTTGGATcagattgttgttgttgatgtgcaaGGGGTGACACGAAAGATCATCACAGTGCCGAAGATGGCTGAGAGGAGCCACCGACCGAACCCTGGTTATATTGCTCAATCACAGGGGCGCCTGCATTACATCAATCAAGCATCTGATGCTGAACTGTCCATCTGGGTTCTTGAGAACTATGATACTCAAGATTGGGTCCTGAAGCATACTGTGAGCTTTGTGGAGCTGTTCACAAAAAAGAGTTGCACAGTTGACAAAAATCACTACAATGTGGTTGCCATGCATCCAGATGGaaatgttgttttcattgttctataTCGGAACCAAAAGCTAATATCATATGACATGGACCATAAGCTAGTGAGTATTATCAGGACATTCAGGAACGAACCTCCAGATATGCATGTTGTACCTTATGTTCCCTGTTTCTCTGAGTCACCGGCACTCCCAAATAAGCACTGA